The stretch of DNA ATGTGTGGCGGAAAGCTGTTCACTCATCACGTGGCAAGGATGACCGTAACTCATTCTCAGAGAACGAATTATGCGAACCTGTGCGTGCCGCTGTTGTGAGAAACGAAACTACGCCCATGTGGATTCGAACCACAGACCGTCGGATTAGAAATCCGATGCTCTATCCAGCTGAGCTATGGGCGCGAGTCGTCTTGACGGAGGATCAAGATCTACCTGTATTGCAATGAGAATTCGTCGATTTGGCAAGGGAGCGAAGCGTTTATGAGATTGAGGTCTGCTGGCGGTCATGACTCCGCAGGTGATCGAGGCCAGTCGCTGGTCTGATTTCGGATAGAATTTTGAGGCAACTGCCTGGGCTTGGTGGTAAGTCGAACACTTCCGGAAGCGTCAGTATGACTCATCATCGAAATCTGCCTACAAAAATCTGCGAGGTTTGTCGGCGGGAGTTTGCGTGGCGGAAGAAATGGGAGAACGTCTGGAACGACGTCAAATACTGCAGTGAGCGGTGCCGACGTTCAAAAGCTGCGCCAAAACAAGCATCAACATCATCGAAGCCGCCAGTCAGCCACTAGATCAGTGCTCAAAAGTCACCGTTTTCAAGGGTCACCTTACAGAATCGTGGACTCAGCAACTGCGATCGTGATTCATTCATTACAACGGCCAAGTCAAGCGAAACAGGCACGACTCCAGCGAGAGTGGCCCAGGAGAAAATTGGCATGACGGATTGGAGAACTTCTGGTAGTCTCACAAAATCCGGTCGCACGATTGATCGGGAATGACCTGTTCTGCACCTGATGTTGACTCGAGGGTGAGAACGAGAGGTCTCAGATAAAGTCGAGGAAATGAGGCTTTTGAGCTTCATCTGGAATGGAGTTGACACGGATGTCCGAACAATGGCTGTGGAGTTCACGGGTGCGCCCCGTTGTTTATGGCTCAGGTTCTCACTCGAAGAACGTGGTGGATCGCGCAAGTTTCTCCGGGCGGTTAACCTGTTCACTTTTCCGTAACTCCAGTATTCAACTCCGATTGAGCCTGGTGCTGGCGTTGATGATTACCCTGATGTGCCCGGGCCGCGAAGCTCAAGCACAGGTGACGGCCAAGCAGATTCTCCAGGCTTACTCGCCTCGACAAAAGGATGTCGATTACGAGGTGCCAACTCCCGCTGATCTGGAAAAATGCCAGGTGACTGTCGAACGGCTGGGCAAAGTCTCGGGCTACGTGGTGCTGGGTGCTCAAGGCCAGTTACTTCGCCGCTTCATGGATACCAATGGCGATAACAAAGTTGACCAGTGGCGATATTACAATCACGGAATTGAGGTCTACCGCGACGTCGATTCCAACTTCAACGAGAAACCCGATCAGTTTCGTTATGTG from Planctopirus ephydatiae encodes:
- a CDS encoding DUF2256 domain-containing protein, translated to MTHHRNLPTKICEVCRREFAWRKKWENVWNDVKYCSERCRRSKAAPKQASTSSKPPVSH